A genomic stretch from Desulfotignum balticum DSM 7044 includes:
- a CDS encoding amino acid ABC transporter permease codes for MMAFYFSRLVEIFPFFLKGLWMTSQIAFISLFTCTLLGFVLGILRSGKNKILKWIIGVYVSFVRGTPFVVQIFIVFFILPEWGIQLKAFPAALLAMAIMGSAFICEIVAGGINAISKGQWEAGTASGLTLIQQLRLVIVPQAMKVILPPLVGQYVLLIKDTSVVSVIGVMELTRVGWVTVVRIPEGLMVFSLVGALYFVISYPLILLSNYLERRMAI; via the coding sequence ATGATGGCATTTTACTTTTCCCGGCTGGTGGAAATTTTTCCGTTTTTCCTCAAAGGATTGTGGATGACCTCCCAGATCGCTTTTATCAGCCTGTTCACCTGCACCCTTCTGGGTTTTGTCTTAGGCATCCTGCGCTCGGGTAAAAACAAAATCCTCAAGTGGATCATCGGCGTGTATGTCTCCTTTGTCCGGGGCACCCCGTTCGTGGTCCAGATTTTTATCGTATTTTTCATTTTGCCGGAATGGGGCATCCAGCTCAAGGCATTTCCTGCGGCGCTCCTGGCCATGGCCATCATGGGGTCCGCGTTTATCTGCGAAATCGTGGCCGGCGGCATCAATGCCATTTCCAAGGGCCAGTGGGAGGCCGGCACAGCATCGGGCCTGACCCTGATCCAGCAGCTGCGCCTGGTGATCGTCCCCCAGGCCATGAAAGTGATTCTGCCGCCCCTGGTGGGCCAGTATGTGCTGCTCATCAAAGACACCTCCGTGGTATCGGTCATCGGCGTGATGGAACTGACCCGGGTAGGATGGGTCACAGTGGTGAGAATCCCGGAAGGCCTGATGGTGTTTTCCCTGGTGGGTGCCCTGTATTTTGTGATTTCATACCCGTTGATCCTG
- a CDS encoding amino acid ABC transporter permease has translation MLADFNLRIIFEYLPLFLIGLRSTFFISAVSIFLALICGTIACACRISSIKLLKYPAIAYIEVIRSTPLLVQIYFLYFGLPTLGIRVPEIQTGIIALMLNSGAYIAEIIRAGITSVDDGQIEAGVASGLNYFQRMRFIILPQALGATVPPLLGQSIVLVKDSALLSLISVMELTRVGQTMTSERFMPTEAFLTVAFFYMCIYFCLKALADWSQRKLIYREAY, from the coding sequence ATGCTGGCTGACTTTAACCTCAGGATTATCTTTGAATACCTGCCCCTGTTTCTGATCGGGCTCAGGTCCACCTTTTTTATTTCTGCCGTTTCCATTTTCCTGGCCCTGATCTGCGGTACCATTGCCTGTGCCTGCCGGATTTCCTCCATCAAACTGCTCAAATATCCGGCTATCGCCTATATCGAAGTCATCCGGTCCACCCCGCTGCTGGTGCAGATCTATTTTCTGTATTTCGGCCTGCCCACCTTAGGCATCCGGGTGCCGGAGATCCAGACCGGGATTATCGCGCTGATGCTCAACTCCGGGGCCTATATTGCAGAGATCATCCGGGCCGGTATCACCTCGGTGGATGACGGACAGATCGAGGCCGGCGTAGCCTCCGGGCTCAACTATTTTCAGCGCATGCGCTTCATCATCCTGCCCCAGGCCCTGGGAGCCACGGTTCCCCCGCTGCTGGGCCAGTCCATTGTGCTGGTCAAGGATTCCGCCCTGCTGTCTTTGATCTCGGTCATGGAGTTGACCCGGGTGGGCCAGACCATGACCTCGGAACGGTTCATGCCCACGGAAGCCTTTTTAACGGTGGCGTTCTTTTACATGTGCATCTATTTCTGTCTCAAGGCCCTGGCAGACTGGTCTCAGCGTAAACTGATATACAGGGAGGCGTACTGA
- a CDS encoding ABC transporter substrate-binding protein: protein MRQKTFFSLVLALTAVLCFSAMTFAGTLTDIVKRGELRVAVQSGAAPYAFVDKHGEHAGSMIDFTKGMADAMGVKLVVLDFDWDGLIPALLSGKADILAADMTPTLKRALKITFTDPWIEVQPCIFTRPDTDFQTLEDVNKKGITVGVLLGSTGETMAKQFLPNAEIKSYKGGGRMVVQALIAGHVDAGVNDDLAVLTVLPDFPPNSVRLLDKRLGQGKDPLAFAVNHESVNLWQWINLYFKTIRADGTYDKNIAYWMEGTDWKKDH from the coding sequence ATGCGTCAGAAAACATTTTTCTCACTGGTCCTGGCACTGACCGCTGTTCTGTGCTTCAGCGCCATGACTTTTGCCGGTACCCTCACAGACATTGTCAAACGCGGAGAACTTCGGGTGGCCGTGCAGTCCGGTGCCGCCCCCTATGCGTTTGTGGACAAACACGGTGAGCACGCCGGTTCCATGATCGATTTTACCAAAGGCATGGCCGATGCCATGGGCGTCAAACTGGTGGTCCTGGATTTTGACTGGGATGGGCTGATTCCGGCCCTGCTGTCCGGCAAAGCGGATATCCTGGCTGCCGACATGACTCCCACCCTGAAACGGGCATTGAAAATCACCTTTACCGATCCCTGGATTGAGGTGCAGCCCTGTATCTTCACCCGCCCCGACACCGACTTCCAGACCCTGGAAGACGTGAACAAAAAAGGGATCACCGTGGGTGTGCTCTTAGGATCCACGGGTGAGACCATGGCCAAACAGTTTCTGCCCAATGCCGAGATCAAATCCTACAAAGGCGGGGGGCGTATGGTGGTCCAGGCCTTGATCGCAGGACATGTGGATGCCGGGGTCAACGATGACCTGGCCGTACTCACGGTGCTGCCCGATTTTCCGCCCAATTCCGTCCGCCTGCTGGACAAGCGCCTGGGACAGGGCAAAGACCCTCTGGCCTTTGCCGTGAACCACGAATCAGTCAACCTGTGGCAGTGGATCAACCTGTACTTCAAGACCATCCGGGCCGACGGCACCTATGACAAAAACATTGCCTACTGGATGGAAGGAACCGACTGGAAAAAAGATCATTGA
- a CDS encoding saccharopine dehydrogenase family protein: MKVLVLGGCGIQGRTALHDLASDDQVTEVICADAQFDALSKINPFTPMEKIILTTIDAKNADDLVNVMKPVDVVIDLLPKEFAEPVNQAALTAKVSVVNTNYMYDPGDMHDKAAAAGIAILPECGLDPGIDLVLYGSALRRFDTLTGIKSYCGGFPEKSACTNPLNYKTSWIWRGVLSSTKRDSTFIVDGKRINIPGARQHDAANIHSVEFPGLGTLEAIPNGNAAFFTDRMGIADTIVNTGRYSLRWPGWAAIWRPMKDLGFLDETPVPGLGDGTISPMDFMDKFLAPRLVYQDNEKDLVAMLNIFEGFMAGKKMRLTSTLLFERDLDTGLMAMSKGVAYSAVTAAKMIANKQITDTGVLSPMFHIPEAPFLESLKKRGITVTETLEKIQN; encoded by the coding sequence ATGAAAGTGCTTGTCTTAGGCGGATGCGGCATTCAGGGCCGCACCGCACTGCACGACCTGGCTTCAGACGATCAGGTCACGGAAGTGATCTGCGCGGATGCGCAGTTTGACGCGCTGTCCAAAATCAACCCCTTTACTCCCATGGAAAAAATCATCCTGACAACCATTGATGCGAAAAACGCCGATGATCTGGTCAATGTGATGAAACCGGTGGATGTGGTGATCGATCTGCTGCCAAAGGAGTTTGCCGAGCCGGTGAACCAGGCGGCCCTGACAGCAAAAGTGTCGGTGGTGAACACCAATTACATGTATGATCCCGGCGACATGCACGATAAAGCCGCCGCCGCCGGCATCGCCATCCTCCCTGAGTGCGGCCTGGATCCGGGCATCGATCTGGTGCTTTACGGCAGTGCGTTGCGGCGGTTCGACACCTTGACCGGCATCAAATCTTACTGCGGCGGATTTCCCGAAAAAAGCGCGTGCACCAATCCTTTGAATTATAAAACTTCCTGGATCTGGCGGGGGGTTCTCAGTTCCACCAAGCGGGACTCCACTTTTATCGTTGACGGCAAACGGATAAATATCCCCGGGGCACGCCAGCATGACGCAGCCAACATCCATTCCGTGGAATTTCCCGGCCTGGGCACCCTGGAAGCGATTCCCAACGGCAATGCCGCGTTTTTCACCGACCGCATGGGCATTGCTGATACCATTGTGAACACGGGCCGGTATTCTTTGCGCTGGCCGGGATGGGCTGCGATCTGGCGCCCTATGAAGGATCTGGGTTTCCTGGACGAAACCCCGGTGCCCGGCCTGGGAGACGGCACCATATCCCCCATGGATTTCATGGACAAATTCCTGGCCCCCCGCCTGGTTTATCAGGACAATGAAAAAGACCTGGTGGCCATGCTCAACATATTTGAAGGCTTCATGGCCGGCAAAAAAATGCGGCTCACATCCACCCTGCTCTTTGAACGGGATCTGGACACGGGCCTGATGGCCATGAGCAAGGGCGTGGCATATTCCGCCGTCACCGCCGCCAAAATGATCGCAAACAAACAGATCACCGACACCGGGGTGTTGTCTCCCATGTTCCATATTCCTGAAGCCCCTTTTCTGGAAAGCCTGAAAAAAAGAGGTATTACCGTGACGGAAACCCTGGAAAAAATCCAGAATTAA
- a CDS encoding GntR family transcriptional regulator, whose translation MGNENYEEFAYTAILELILGNRFKPGDFLLETELARDLELSRTPVRHALGQLVAEGFLGKKKKKGCYIPDVSAEDARQIFHLRETIEGLAAASAARFATDADIAFLRSLIKKEQNPGKILSKIDVLEINKAFHLGIARFSGNRYLEHYCRHIFWRSNVYVFFYDRYYQEHIDYSELKTPEQHARVVAALENRNDEKAGNLMKFHIRSTYELLFIQLQHLKQRRHPAPDGLEKNYSGT comes from the coding sequence ATGGGCAATGAAAATTACGAGGAGTTTGCTTACACCGCCATTCTGGAACTGATCCTTGGCAACCGGTTCAAGCCCGGTGATTTTCTGCTGGAAACTGAGCTGGCAAGGGATCTGGAACTGAGCCGGACACCGGTACGTCATGCATTAGGCCAGCTGGTGGCCGAAGGCTTTCTGGGGAAAAAAAAGAAAAAAGGCTGTTACATCCCGGATGTCAGCGCTGAAGATGCCCGGCAGATATTTCATTTGAGAGAAACCATCGAGGGTCTGGCCGCAGCCTCTGCGGCCCGGTTTGCCACAGACGCTGATATCGCTTTTTTGCGATCCTTGATCAAAAAAGAACAAAACCCTGGCAAAATCCTGTCAAAGATAGACGTACTGGAGATCAACAAGGCATTTCATTTAGGCATTGCCAGGTTCAGCGGCAACCGCTACCTGGAACATTACTGCCGACACATTTTCTGGCGGTCCAATGTGTATGTGTTTTTTTATGACCGGTATTACCAGGAACATATCGACTACAGTGAATTGAAAACCCCGGAACAGCACGCCCGGGTGGTGGCGGCCCTGGAAAACCGCAACGACGAAAAAGCCGGCAACCTCATGAAATTTCACATACGATCGACGTATGAACTGCTGTTCATACAGCTCCAGCACCTGAAGCAGCGACGGCACCCCGCCCCGGACGGGCTGGAAAAAAATTACTCCGGAACTTGA
- a CDS encoding glycerophosphodiester phosphodiesterase — translation MTPARIIAHRGARSLAPENTRAAATVARHLGAHAWETDVQITRDGVPVLFHDQDLLRCTDARTRFTGPAFKDRRHYRLSAFSLAELQTLDAGSWFESADPFSTIRNGQIHSSVLAGFKNEKIPTLAQGLELTQSLDWQVNLELKDHGTDPDPFYTVDITLAKIADAGIPPHQVIVSSFNHVWLDRVRQQRPDLPVQALVGSSPADMARFQPGPFDVYNLNADLVDTAFVSRLVHKGFQVNLFTVNDPAIAFRFIQAGACGIITDFPQWFCRSELLVKKSARIL, via the coding sequence ATGACACCGGCCCGCATCATCGCCCACCGGGGCGCCCGGAGCCTGGCCCCGGAAAACACCCGGGCTGCAGCAACGGTGGCCCGGCATCTGGGGGCCCATGCCTGGGAAACCGATGTCCAGATTACCCGGGACGGGGTGCCCGTGCTGTTCCACGATCAAGATCTTTTGCGGTGCACGGATGCCCGGACCCGGTTCACGGGCCCGGCATTCAAAGACCGCCGGCACTACCGGTTATCCGCATTTTCTCTGGCAGAACTTCAGACCCTGGATGCCGGGTCCTGGTTTGAATCTGCCGACCCGTTCTCCACCATCCGGAACGGGCAGATCCACAGTTCCGTCCTGGCCGGATTCAAAAATGAAAAAATCCCTACCCTGGCACAGGGCCTGGAACTGACCCAATCCCTGGACTGGCAGGTGAACCTGGAACTCAAGGATCACGGCACAGACCCCGACCCCTTTTACACGGTGGACATCACGCTGGCGAAAATCGCGGACGCCGGGATCCCGCCCCACCAGGTGATTGTGTCCTCTTTCAACCATGTCTGGCTGGACCGGGTCCGGCAGCAGCGGCCCGATCTCCCTGTCCAGGCCCTGGTGGGATCATCCCCGGCAGACATGGCCCGGTTCCAGCCCGGCCCCTTTGATGTGTACAACCTCAATGCCGACCTGGTGGACACGGCATTTGTTTCCCGGCTGGTGCACAAAGGATTTCAGGTCAACCTGTTCACGGTGAATGATCCCGCCATCGCCTTCCGGTTCATCCAGGCCGGTGCCTGCGGCATTATCACTGATTTTCCCCAGTGGTTTTGTAGATCTGAGCTTCTTGTAAAAAAATCCGCCCGGATACTTTAA
- a CDS encoding citrate synthase, with the protein MTEYAKLIIDGKEMQLPVITGSEGEKAIDIRQLRKETGCITFDPGYGNTGACKSAITYMDGEKGILRYRGIPIEQLAEKSTFVETAYLLIVGRLPTSEELTRTSVMLNDFSLVHENMKAFYQNYPPQAHPMGILAAMVNAMRSFYPELTDLDEEMNNTFLRLISKIRTMAAMSYKFSIGQRVTYPQPGLCYCANFLNMMFDNDVVPYHVDQDLVRALNVFWILHADHEQNCSTTAVRVVGSGRVNIYSAISAGISALWGPLHGGANQAVIQMLEKIHKDGMTIDQCIAKARDREDPFRLMGFGHRVYKTYDPRGKIMKKMCDIVLAKVKRDDPLLNIALRLEEAALEDSYFKDKHLYPNVDFYAGIVLRALGIPTNMFTVMFAIGRLPGWIAQWKEDMADPEMKISRPRQIYTGNTVNDYIPIEKRIASNGTV; encoded by the coding sequence ATGACAGAATATGCAAAACTGATTATTGACGGAAAAGAGATGCAGCTGCCTGTGATCACCGGATCTGAAGGGGAAAAAGCCATTGATATCCGGCAGCTTCGAAAAGAAACCGGGTGTATCACGTTTGATCCCGGATACGGCAACACCGGGGCGTGCAAAAGCGCCATCACATACATGGACGGTGAAAAAGGAATTTTGCGGTACCGGGGCATTCCCATCGAACAGCTGGCGGAAAAATCCACGTTTGTGGAAACCGCGTACCTGCTCATTGTGGGACGGCTGCCCACCAGCGAGGAGCTGACCCGGACATCCGTGATGCTCAATGACTTTTCCCTGGTCCATGAAAACATGAAGGCGTTTTACCAGAACTATCCGCCCCAGGCCCATCCCATGGGGATCCTGGCAGCCATGGTCAATGCCATGCGCTCGTTTTACCCGGAACTGACGGATCTGGACGAGGAGATGAACAACACGTTTTTACGTCTGATCTCCAAAATCCGCACCATGGCGGCCATGTCCTATAAATTTTCCATCGGCCAGCGGGTGACCTATCCCCAGCCCGGCCTGTGCTACTGCGCCAATTTTTTGAACATGATGTTTGACAACGATGTGGTGCCGTATCATGTCGATCAGGACCTGGTCCGGGCGTTGAACGTATTCTGGATTCTGCATGCAGACCATGAACAAAACTGCTCCACCACAGCGGTCCGGGTGGTGGGATCCGGCCGGGTCAATATTTACTCAGCCATCTCCGCAGGCATCAGCGCACTGTGGGGACCGCTTCACGGCGGCGCAAACCAGGCCGTGATCCAAATGCTCGAAAAAATCCACAAAGACGGCATGACCATTGACCAGTGCATCGCAAAGGCCCGGGACAGAGAGGATCCATTCCGGCTCATGGGATTCGGCCACCGGGTCTACAAAACCTATGATCCCCGGGGCAAAATCATGAAAAAGATGTGCGATATCGTTCTAGCCAAGGTCAAAAGAGACGATCCCCTGCTGAATATTGCCCTGCGCCTGGAAGAGGCAGCCCTGGAAGACAGTTATTTCAAGGACAAACATCTGTACCCCAATGTGGACTTCTACGCCGGCATTGTGCTGCGGGCTTTGGGCATCCCCACCAACATGTTCACGGTGATGTTCGCCATCGGACGGCTGCCCGGGTGGATCGCCCAGTGGAAAGAGGACATGGCAGACCCGGAAATGAAAATTTCCCGGCCCCGGCAGATTTACACCGGCAACACGGTCAACGATTACATTCCCATTGAAAAGCGGATTGCCAGCAACGGCACAGTGTAA
- a CDS encoding FmdB family zinc ribbon protein produces the protein MPIYEFKCTKCDHFFEIIVMGSQKDEAVTCPQCQSTEFERVVSSTNYAMGGSSGQKAAKGVTTQERNCSSGSCTTYTVPGETRN, from the coding sequence ATGCCTATATATGAATTCAAGTGCACAAAATGTGATCATTTTTTTGAAATCATCGTCATGGGGTCTCAGAAAGACGAGGCCGTGACCTGCCCACAATGTCAATCCACTGAATTTGAGCGGGTGGTTTCTTCCACCAACTATGCCATGGGCGGATCATCCGGCCAAAAAGCGGCTAAGGGGGTCACCACCCAGGAACGGAACTGTTCCAGCGGCTCATGCACCACCTACACGGTTCCCGGCGAAACCCGAAACTGA
- the recN gene encoding DNA repair protein RecN has translation MLSELAIKKFAIIDDIRISFHSGLNVLTGETGAGKSIIIQAVSLLLGARASADLVRTGEDSAELEAVFDIAPDSEPARLLSDQGMDPDEGLIIRRVIPRSGASRVFVNSRQSTLEFLKQLTRNLAGISSQHAHQGLLRDDNHLDILDEFAGTRNLRREVTAIYRTLVPLNRQIQEMETEKTRREAERELIRFQVDEIQNAAIQPDEDELLENRKQVLANAAKIFEAVNRSVHQVYDREGSVVEQLASLQSDMARFRDADPSLSATVDRLDAVILDLQDITHTLRDYSLTIDLDPESLDAVDQRLDLISKLKRKYGGSLETLFARYTELEHQLEQTRDMDRQIQEHIEKKKDLESQLCRKAETLSGQRQQAATRLAELAADELAALEMDKARFQVEIFHEPGDPSKDICTPAGHRLSATGADRVRFLLSPNPGEAPKPLAKIASGGELSRIVLALKAVLSKTQSFETLIFDEVDAGIGGATSDKVGQKLFALADHHQVICITHLAQIARYGGHQFRIAKQVINGRTCTDIVPLTTLDDRIDEIARMIGGTSITPATRTHARELLTGLSNNPS, from the coding sequence ATGCTCAGCGAACTGGCCATAAAAAAATTCGCCATTATTGATGACATCCGCATCTCTTTTCATTCCGGCCTGAATGTGCTGACCGGCGAAACCGGGGCCGGAAAATCCATCATCATCCAGGCCGTGAGCCTGCTCTTAGGGGCCCGGGCATCGGCGGACCTGGTGCGCACGGGTGAAGACAGCGCGGAACTGGAGGCCGTGTTTGACATCGCTCCGGATTCCGAACCGGCCCGGCTTTTGTCCGACCAGGGCATGGACCCGGACGAAGGACTGATCATCCGCCGGGTGATCCCGCGATCCGGCGCCAGCCGGGTCTTTGTCAATTCCCGCCAGTCCACCCTGGAATTTCTCAAACAACTGACCCGGAACCTGGCCGGTATCTCCAGCCAGCATGCCCACCAGGGGTTGCTGCGGGATGACAACCATCTGGACATTCTGGACGAATTTGCCGGCACCCGAAACCTGCGCCGGGAAGTCACGGCCATCTACCGGACCCTGGTGCCTTTGAACCGGCAGATCCAGGAGATGGAAACGGAAAAAACCCGCCGGGAAGCCGAACGAGAACTGATCCGGTTCCAGGTGGATGAAATCCAGAACGCCGCTATTCAGCCGGACGAGGATGAACTGTTGGAAAACAGAAAACAGGTCCTGGCCAATGCCGCAAAAATATTTGAGGCCGTGAACCGGTCCGTGCACCAGGTCTATGACCGGGAAGGGTCCGTGGTGGAACAGCTGGCCTCCCTGCAATCCGACATGGCCCGGTTCAGGGACGCGGACCCCTCCCTGTCCGCCACCGTGGACCGCTTGGATGCCGTGATCCTGGACCTGCAGGATATCACCCACACCCTCAGGGATTATTCACTGACCATTGACCTGGACCCGGAATCTCTGGATGCCGTGGACCAGCGCCTGGATCTCATCTCAAAGCTCAAGCGCAAATACGGGGGCAGCCTGGAAACCCTGTTTGCAAGATATACGGAACTGGAACACCAGCTGGAACAGACCCGGGACATGGACCGACAGATTCAGGAACACATTGAGAAGAAAAAAGACCTGGAATCGCAACTGTGCCGGAAAGCAGAAACATTGTCCGGCCAGCGGCAACAGGCCGCCACCCGCCTGGCAGAGCTGGCCGCCGATGAACTGGCGGCCCTGGAGATGGACAAAGCCCGGTTCCAGGTGGAGATCTTTCATGAACCCGGCGATCCATCCAAAGACATCTGCACCCCGGCCGGCCACAGACTGTCTGCCACCGGCGCAGACCGGGTCCGATTTCTGCTCAGCCCCAACCCGGGCGAAGCCCCGAAACCCCTGGCGAAAATCGCTTCCGGCGGCGAGCTGTCCCGGATCGTTCTGGCCCTGAAAGCGGTTCTGTCAAAAACCCAGTCTTTTGAAACCCTGATTTTTGATGAAGTGGATGCCGGCATCGGCGGGGCCACGTCCGACAAGGTCGGCCAAAAGCTCTTTGCCCTGGCCGATCATCACCAGGTGATCTGCATCACCCATCTGGCCCAGATCGCGCGATACGGGGGCCACCAGTTCCGCATTGCCAAACAGGTGATCAACGGCCGGACCTGTACAGATATTGTTCCGTTGACCACCCTGGATGACCGCATCGATGAAATCGCCCGAATGATCGGCGGCACGTCCATCACCCCTGCCACCCGGACCCATGCCCGGGAACTGCTGACCGGCCTGTCAAATAATCCGTCTTGA
- a CDS encoding nucleoside recognition domain-containing protein — MTTKNEATALKDEIAVPRLMPGIRNGLKKGWHGFIWLLKIIVPVSFATGLLVYSGIIYQLDFLLNPVMTWMGLPASGALVIIAGIFTGIYGTVAALSVMPFAMEHMILLAVFTLICHNLIQESMVQGRSGINPFFAAGFRLAAAFVVTFLCAKIMGVTPDMAGPLAGTTLPSKDLAFTAWLAGWAVDTLKLVIQIFCIIMPLMVLMELARVFHVIDYIIRPLGPVLAFLGLDRSCGMLWMTAAVFGLAYGSAVIVEETRAHAYEPESLTRLHLSIGINHAMIEDPALFLPLGIPVFWLWIPRLAAAVLVTYTFSLFTALRRSYAQRTGHKKIRHY; from the coding sequence ATGACGACAAAAAATGAAGCCACGGCCCTGAAAGATGAAATTGCGGTCCCCCGGCTGATGCCGGGCATCCGCAACGGCCTGAAAAAAGGCTGGCACGGATTTATCTGGCTGCTGAAGATCATTGTGCCCGTGTCGTTTGCCACCGGCCTGCTGGTGTATTCCGGGATCATCTATCAGCTGGATTTTCTGCTGAACCCGGTCATGACCTGGATGGGCCTGCCCGCTTCCGGGGCACTGGTGATCATTGCCGGCATTTTCACGGGCATCTACGGCACGGTGGCGGCCCTGTCGGTCATGCCCTTTGCCATGGAGCACATGATCCTTCTGGCCGTGTTCACCCTGATCTGCCACAACCTGATCCAGGAAAGCATGGTCCAGGGACGGTCCGGCATCAATCCGTTTTTTGCCGCCGGGTTCCGCCTGGCTGCCGCCTTTGTCGTGACCTTTTTGTGTGCAAAAATCATGGGCGTGACCCCGGACATGGCCGGCCCCCTGGCCGGGACCACCCTGCCGTCCAAGGATCTTGCCTTTACGGCGTGGCTGGCCGGATGGGCCGTGGACACCCTGAAGCTGGTGATCCAGATCTTCTGCATCATCATGCCCTTGATGGTCTTGATGGAACTGGCCCGGGTGTTTCATGTCATTGACTACATCATCCGGCCCCTGGGGCCGGTACTGGCGTTTCTGGGCCTGGACCGGTCCTGCGGCATGCTCTGGATGACCGCTGCCGTATTCGGCCTGGCCTACGGATCCGCTGTGATCGTGGAAGAAACCCGGGCCCATGCCTATGAACCTGAATCATTGACCCGGCTGCACCTGTCCATCGGCATCAACCATGCCATGATCGAAGATCCGGCCCTGTTTCTGCCCCTGGGCATCCCGGTATTCTGGCTGTGGATTCCCCGGCTGGCGGCCGCCGTCCTGGTCACCTACACCTTTTCTTTGTTCACGGCCCTAAGGAGATCGTATGCTCAGCGAACTGGCCATAAAAAAATTCGCCATTATTGA
- a CDS encoding TraB/GumN family protein: MEHTNEDNPSIHRVHQGDTKIILIGTAHVSRDSAQLVTDTIEAETPDTVCVELCPTRLSAIRDTDRWRNMDIIKIIKEKKSLMLFMNLLLASFQKKIADKFDIRPGQEMVNAIEAAEKIDAEVVPADRDIQITLSRVWRGMGMWAKIKLLTSMVFSFGSANDIQEADIEKMKQEDILQTLLADVKKFHPIIEQVLIDERDQYLAQRIGSAEGNCIVAVVGAAHVPGIKKYLASGNARSLSSLNQVPPPGSLGKILKWLIPGLILVLFAVGFAMEGKDAGTDMIWIWLAANGIFAGLGAVLALAHPYTIISAVLAAPLTSLNPMIAAGWVAGMVEALARKPKVRDLEAIPKDIVSFKGFWRNNVTRILLVVIFTNLGSSIGTMTAVPLMLKLLG, encoded by the coding sequence ATGGAACACACAAACGAGGACAACCCGTCAATCCACCGGGTGCACCAGGGAGACACAAAAATTATTCTGATCGGCACGGCCCATGTCTCCCGGGACAGTGCCCAACTGGTGACGGACACCATTGAAGCGGAAACCCCGGACACGGTGTGCGTGGAGCTGTGTCCCACAAGGCTGTCCGCCATACGGGACACGGACCGGTGGCGGAACATGGATATCATCAAGATCATCAAGGAAAAAAAATCGTTGATGCTGTTCATGAACCTGCTTCTGGCCTCGTTTCAGAAAAAGATTGCCGACAAGTTCGACATCCGGCCGGGCCAGGAAATGGTCAATGCCATTGAAGCGGCGGAAAAGATCGATGCTGAAGTGGTGCCGGCGGATCGCGATATCCAGATTACGCTGTCCCGGGTATGGCGGGGCATGGGGATGTGGGCCAAAATCAAGCTGCTGACCTCCATGGTGTTTTCCTTTGGGTCTGCCAATGATATCCAGGAAGCGGATATCGAGAAAATGAAGCAGGAAGATATCCTTCAGACCCTGCTGGCGGATGTGAAAAAATTTCATCCCATTATCGAGCAGGTGCTGATTGATGAGCGGGACCAGTACCTGGCGCAGCGGATCGGGTCGGCCGAAGGAAACTGCATCGTGGCGGTGGTGGGTGCGGCCCATGTGCCGGGCATCAAAAAATATCTGGCATCCGGCAATGCCCGTTCTCTGTCATCCCTGAATCAGGTGCCGCCGCCGGGGTCTCTTGGAAAAATCCTCAAATGGCTGATTCCCGGGTTGATTCTGGTGTTGTTTGCCGTCGGGTTTGCCATGGAAGGCAAAGACGCGGGCACGGACATGATCTGGATCTGGCTGGCGGCCAACGGGATTTTTGCCGGCCTGGGCGCGGTCCTGGCCCTGGCCCATCCCTACACCATTATATCGGCGGTGCTGGCGGCACCGCTGACCTCACTGAATCCCATGATCGCGGCGGGCTGGGTGGCCGGTATGGTGGAAGCCTTGGCCCGCAAGCCCAAGGTGCGGGACCTGGAGGCGATCCCGAAAGATATCGTGTCCTTCAAGGGGTTCTGGCGCAACAATGTCACCCGGATTCTGCTGGTGGTGATTTTCACTAATCTGGGTTCCTCCATCGGCACCATGACGGCCGTCCCCCTGATGCTCAAACTCCTTGGATAG